In Cercospora beticola chromosome 3, complete sequence, the following proteins share a genomic window:
- the GLT1 gene encoding glutamate synthase [NADH] (MEROPS:MER1054487~BUSCO:EOG092600T9) — MGRVSFADDVKPPADDHEIEEEPVNVYPYQNTPENKSWAGALPLKQGLYDPELEKDACGVGFAAHIKGKPSHKIVTDARNLLCNMTHRGAVGSDARDGDGAGVMTSIPHKFFVKNFEREQGFQLPELGKYAVGNVFFKPEEEALKETLAQFEDIADQLDLRVLGWREVPKDSTLLGPAASSREPIILQPFVVSKSVYGTGKEVPADFNEKYDEQVFERQLYVLRKRATHIIGLHNWFYICSLSNKNIVYKGQLSPVQVYDYYHDLVNVDYEGHFALVHSRFSTNTFPSWDRAQPLRWAAHNGEINTLRGNKNWMRAREGVLKSEWFGDDLESLYPIIEDGGSDSAAFDNVLELLTINGVLSLPEAVMLMVPEAWQGNETIDGAKQAFYEWAACMMEPWDGPALFTFSDGRYCGANLDRNGLRPCRYYVLDDDRIICASEVGTITIDPSTVVQKGRLQPGRMLLVDTQAGRIIDDAELKETVSSRQDFRSWLDAQLLVLPDIYKKLLDNGTDLSFKLTDTTVNDDPRLKAFGYSLEQVSLLLAPMAADSKEALGSMGNDAPLACLAQQPRLLYEYFRQLFAQVTNPPIDPIREAVVMSLGSYVGPQGNLLEINKEQCHRLYLPSPMLSVEEFNALNQIPSVHPDWSVATIDITFPKKEGIAGYYEALDRICEAAGEAIENGDKIIVLSDRKTSTDRVPVSALLATGMVHHHLVRNRWRAQAALVVETAEAREVHHMCVLVGYGADAVCPYLAIECILKLDREGLIRKKISPEKLIDNYKHSCDGGILKVMSKMGISTLQSYKGAQIFEALGIDDSVVDRCFTGTATRIKGMTFELIAQDAFALHEKGYPSRDIREIPGLAETGEYHWRDGGEPHVNDPVSIANIQDAVRNKNDKSYEAYSRSEYEQIKNCTLRGLLDFDFEATTPIPIEQVEPWTEIVRRFVTGAMSYGSISMESHSTLAVAMNRLGGKSNTGEGGEDPERSLPMENGDTMRSAIKQIASGRFGVTSNYLADADELQIKMAQGAKPGEGGELPGHKVSGPIAKTRHSTPGVGLISPPPHHDIYSIEDLKQLIYDLKCSNPRSRVSVKLVSETGVGIVASGVAKAKADHILISGHDGGTGASRWTGIKYAGLPWELGLAETHQTLVLNDLRGRVIVQTDGQLRTGRDVALACLLGAEEFGFATTPLIAMGCIMMRKCHLNTCPVGIATQDPELRKKFKGTPEHVINFFYYVSNELRAVMAKLGFRTVNEMVGHTEMLKVREDLRNAKTENIDLSLILTPAHTLRSGVATYNVRKQDHKLHTRLDNKLISESELALEKGLPCRIECDIVNTDRALGATLSYQISKRYGEKGLPNDTIHVNIRGSAGQSFGAYLAPGVTLELEGDSNDYVGKGLSGGRLIVYPSRTSVFKAEENVIIGNVCLYGATAGTCFFRGVAAERFAVRNSGVTAVVEGVGDHGCEYMTGGRIVVLGSTGRNFAAGMSGGIAYVLDLHKDFEGKVNQEMVELSGLEDPHEIAFLRGLIEDHHHYTGSELAARILLDFNRALPHFVKVLPTDYKRVMEEEAQKKAAAAKAEYPLPILPGNAVRNLHETSREHEHAAEKKKASLGDLEESVSDAAREKKRSLVLDKTKGFMKYQRRAEKYRPAKTRTRDWAELSSRLNEDELKYQTARCMDCGVPFCQSDTGCPISNIIPKWNELVFQGQWKDALNRLLMTNNFPEFTGRVCPAPCEGACVLGINEDPVGIKSVECAIIDRGFEMGWMVPTPPKIRTGKKVAIIGSGPAGLACADQLNKAGHSVTVYERSDRVGGLLMYGIPNMKLDKNVVQRRVDFMAAEGIEFKTGIFVGEGDVTMGSLRKENDAVVMATGSTLARDLKIPGRDLNGIHFAMQFLHKNTKSLLDSELADDAYISAKGKNVIVIGGGDTGNDCIGTSVRHGAKSVINFELLPQPPAQRANDNPWPQWPRIYRVDYGHTEVKTHMGRDPREFCIMSKDFVDDGSGNVKGVNIKRLEWTKNSSGGWDMKEIPGSEEFFPAELILISMGFLSPEDKVFEGQIELDGRKNIKTPPGHYTTNIDGVFAAGDCRRGQSLIVWGINEGRMCARDVDSYLTGVGTMLPVTGGIVKRPPYELLSKQQDAPKELITAAA, encoded by the exons ATGGGTCGAGTCTCCTTCGCCGACGATGTAAAGCCACCAGCCGACGACCACGAGATTGAAGAAGAGCCCGTCAATGTCTATCCTTACCAGAACACGCCCGAGAATAAGTCATGGGCTGGTGCGCTGCCATTGAAGCAGGGTCTTTACGACCCAGAGCTTGAGAAGGATGCTTGCGGTGTCGGTTTCGCTGCCCACATCAAGGGCAAGCCGAGCCACAAAATCGTCACAGATG CACGCAACCTGCTCTGCAACATGACCCATCGAGGTGCGGTGGGTTCAGATGCACGAGACGGTGATGGCGCTGGCGTCATGACTTCCATCCCACACAAGTTTTTCGTCAAAAACTTTGAGCGAGAGCAGGGTTTCCAGCTACCAGAGCTTGGCAAATACGCCGTGGGCAACGTTTTCTTCAAGCCTGAAGAGGAGGCATTGAAGGAGACGCTCGCACAATTCGAAGACATTGCAGACCAACTCGACCTGCGGGTGCTTGGGTGGCGAGAGGTGCCAAAGGACAGCACACTCCTCGGCCCAGCAGCCAGCTCGCGAGAGCCGATCATTCTGCAGCCTTTCGTTGTCTCCAAGTCAGTCTACGGCACAGGGAAGGAAGTTCCAGCCGACTTCAACGAGAAGTACGACGAGCAGGTGTTCGAGAGACAGCTGTACGTGCTCCGAAAGCGTGCAACCCACATTATTGGTCTGCACAACTGGTTCTACATTTGCTCTCTGAGCAACAAGAACATTGTCTACAAGGGACAGCTTTCGCCAGTTCAGGTCTACGACTACTACCATGATCTGGTCAACGTCGATTACGAGGGTCACTTTGCATTGGTGCACTCTCGATTCTCGACCAACACATTCCCATCTTGGGACAGAGCCCAGCCACTCCGATGGGCAGCACACAACGGAGAAATCAACACGCTTCGAGGCAACAAGAACTGGATGCGTGCTCGCGAGGGTGTGCTCAAGTCCGAGTGGTTCGGCGATGATCTGGAATCGCTCTACCCAATTATCGAGGATGGCGGCTCTGATTCTGCTGCTTTTGACAACGTTCTCGAGCTGCTTACGATCAACGGCGTCCTCTCTCTGCCAGAAGCCGTGATGCTGATGGTGCCCGAGGCATGGCAGGGCAACGAGACCATTGATGGTGCGAAGCAAGCCTTCTACGAGTGGGCAGCATGCATGATGGAGCCTTGGGACGGTCCAGCCCTCTTCACATTCTCGGATGGCCGCTACTGCGGTGCCAACCTTGACCGAAATGGTCTGCGTCCTTGCAGATACTACGTTCTCGATGATGATCGCATCATTTGCGCATCTGAAGTTGGCACCATCACCATTGATCCATCTACCGTCGTCCAAAAGGGCAGACTGCAGCCAGGACGCATGCTTTTGGTCGATACGCAGGCAGGCAGAATCATCGACGATGCTGAGCTCAAGGAGACTGTGTCATCTCGCCAGGACTTCAGATCTTGGCTCGACGCACAGCTGCTTGTTCTGCCAGACATCTACAAGAAGCTGTTGGACAACGGCACAGACCTGTCCTTCAAGCTCACAGACACCACAGTCAATGATGACCCAAGACTGAAAGCATTTGGCTACTCTTTGGAGCAAgtgtctcttcttcttgctcccaTGGCTGCAGACTCCAAGGAAGCTCTTGGATCCATGGGTAACGACGCACCTTTGGCATGCTTGGCACAGCAGCCACGTCTGCTCTACGAATACTTCCGTCAGCTGTTCGCGCAGGTCACGAACCCACCTATCGATCCAATTCGTGAGGCGGTCGTCATGTCGTTGGGCTCCTACGTTGGTCCACAAGGCAACTTGCTCGAAATCAACAAGGAGCAGTGCCACCGACTCTACCTTCCATCGCCAATGCTCTCGGTTGAGGAGTTCAACGCACTCAACCAGATCCCGTCTGTGCACCCAGACTGGAGCGTGGCCACCATCGACATCACCTTCCCCAAGAAGGAGGGCATTGCTGGTTACTACGAAGCTCTCGACCGCATCTGCGAGGCTGCAGGCGAGGCCATCGAGAACGGTGACAAGATCATTGTTCTCTCTGACCGCAAGACTTCTACCGACCGCGTTCCTGTGTCTGCACTTCTCGCCACCGGTATGGTCCACCACCACTTGGTCCGCAACCGATGGCGTGCTCAGGCTGCGCTCGTTGTCGAGACTGCTGAGGCTCGTGAGGTGCACCACATGTGTGTCCTCGTTGGTTATGGCGCTGACGCGGTCTGCCCATACCTCGCCATTGAGTGCATTCTGAAGCTTGATCGCGAGGGTCTGATTCGCAAGAAGATTAGCCCAGAGAAGCTCATTGACAACTACAAGCACTCTTGCGACGGTGGTATCCTGAAGGTCATGTCCAAGATGGGTATCTCGACCCTCCAGTCCTACAAGGGCGCACAGATTTTCGAGGCTCTTGGTATCGATGACTCTGTCGTCGACCGCTGCTTCACTGGAACTGCCACTCGTATCAAGGGTATGACTTTCGAGCTCATTGCTCAGGACGCCTTCGCTCTTCACGAGAAGGGTTACCCATCCCGTGACATTCGCGAGATTCCAGGTCTTGCTGAGACCGGAGAGTACCACTGGCGTGACGGTGGTGAGCCACACGTCAACGACCCAGTCTCGATCGCGAACATCCAGGATGCTGTCCGCAACAAGAACGACAAGTCCTACGAGGCATACTCCCGATCGGAGTACGAGCAGATCAAGAACTGCACACTTCGTGGACtgctcgacttcgacttcgaggcTACTACTCCCATCCCAATCGAGCAGGTCGAACCATGGACTGAGATTGTGCGCCGCTTCGTCACTGGTGCCATGTCGTACGGTTCCATCTCCATGGAGTCTCACTCCACCCTCGCTGTCGCCATGAACAGACTTGGCGGCAAGTCCAACACCGGTGAAGGTGGTGAAGACCCAGAGCGAAGTTTGCCAATGGAGAACGGCGACACCATGAGATCTGCCATCAAGCAGATTGCTTCTGGACGTTTCGGTGTCACCAGCAACTACCTTGccgatgctgatgagcttcAAATCAAGATGGCTCAAGGAGCCAAGCCTGGTGAAGGTGGTGAGCTTCCTGGACACAAGGTCTCGGGCCCCATCGCCAAGACTCGTCACTCCACTCCAGGTGTCGGTCTCatctctcctccacctcaccACGACATTTACTCCATCGAGGATTTGAAGCAGTTGATCTATGACTTGAAGTGCTCCAATCCTCGATCACGAGTTTCTGTCAAGCTTGTCTCCGAGACTGGTGTCGGTATCGTGGCGTCTGGTGTCGCCAAGGCCAAGGCTGACCACATTCTGATTTCTGGACACGACGGAGGTACCGGAGCCTCACGATGGACTGGTATCAAGTATGCCGGTCTGCCATGGGAGTTGGGTCTCGCCGAGACTCACCAGACCTTGGTCCTCAACGACCTTCGTGGTCGTGTCATTGTGCAGACTGATGGTCAACTCCGTACTGGCCGTGATGTCGCACTCGCCTGTTTGCTCGGTGCTGAGGAGTTTGGCTTCGCTACAACTCCTCTTATCGCCATGGGCTGCATTATGATGAGAAAATGCCACTTGAACACCTGCCCGGTCGGTATCGCCACTCAGGATCCTGAGCTCAGGAAGAAATTCAAGGGTACGCCCGAGCATGTGATCAACTTTTTCTACTACGTCTCGAACGAATTGCGTGCAGTCATGGCCAAACTTGGATTCCGCACGGTCAACGAGATGGTCGGCCACACAGAGATGCTCAAGGTTCGCGAGGACCTTCGCAATGCAAAGACTGAGAACATCGATCTCAGCTTGATCTTGACTCCAGCCCACACCTTGCGATCTGGTGTTGCTACCTACAACGTCCGCAAGCAGGACCACAAGCTTCACACTCGCTTGGACAACAAGCTCATCTCCGAGTCCGAGCTGGCTCTCGAGAAGGGTCTGCCATGCCGCATTGAGTGCGACATTGTCAACACTGATCGTGCACTTGGCGCAACTCTGTCTTACCAGATCAGCAAGCGCTACGGCGAGAAGGGTCTGCCAAACGACACGATCCACGTCAACATCCGTGGCTCGGCTGGTCAGTCTTTTGGTGCTTACCTTGCACCAGGTGTGACACTCGAGCTCGAGGGAGACTCCAACGACTATGTCGGAAAGGGTCTGTCTGGTGGTCGCCTGATCGTGTACCCATCCCGCACGTCGGTCTTCAAGGCGGAAGAGAACGTCATCATCGGTAACGTTTGCTTGTACGGTGCCACTGCCGGTACTTGCTTCTTCCgcggtgttgctgctgagcgtTTCGCTGTCCGCAACTCTGGTGTCACTGCCGTCGTCGAGGGTGTTGGTGATCACGGTTGCGAGTACATGACTGGTGGTCGCATTGTCGTTCTCGGCAGCACTGGTCGCAACTTTGCTGCTGGTATGTCCGGAGGTATTGCCTACGTTCTCGACCTGCACAAGGACTTCGAGGGTAAGGTCAACCAGGAGATGGTTGAGCTCTCTGGTCTCGAGGACCCACATGAGATTGCCTTCCTGCGCGGTCTCATTGAGGATCACCACCACTACACTGGCTCCGAGCTGGCTGCCCGTATCCTGCTCGACTTCAACCGTGCTCTGCCACACTTTGTCAAGGTCCTCCCAACCGACTACAAGCGTGTtatggaagaggaggcacagaagaaggctgctgccGCAAAAGCAGAGTACCCTCTGCCAATTCTCCCAGGCAATGCCGTGCGCAACCTCCACGAGACCTCCCGTGAGCACGAACACGCcgctgagaagaagaaggccagcCTTGGCGATCTCGAGGAGAGTGTGTCTGACGCCGCccgcgagaagaagcgatCGCTCGTTCTCGACAAGACCAAGGGCTTCATGAAGTACCAACGCCGTGCAGAGAAGTACCGACCTGCAAAGACGAGGACTCGCGATTGGGCTGAGCTCAGCAGCCGTCTCAACGAGGATGAGCTCAAGTACCAGACTGCCCGATGCATGGACTGTGGTGTGCCATTCTGCCAGTCTGACACTGGTTGCCCAATCTCCAACATTATTCCAAAGTGGAATGAATTGGTGTTCCAAG GTCAATGGAAGGACGCCTTGAACAGGCTGCTCATGACCAACAACTTCCCAGAGTTCACAGGTCGTGTCTGCCCAGCTCCTTGCGAGGGTGCTTGCGTTCTCGGCATCAACGAGGACCCAGTTGGCATCAAGTCCGTCGAGTGCGCCATCATCGATCGTGGTTTCGAGATGGGCTGGATGgtgccaacaccaccaaagaTCCGCACCGGCAAGAAGGTTGCCATCATTGGATCTGGTCCAGCCGGTCTTGCTTGCGCCGATCAACTCAACAAGGCCGGTCACTCGGTCACCGTCTATGAGCGCTCTGACCGCGTCGGTGGTCTGCTCATGTACGGTATCCCTAATATGAAGCTCGACAAGAACGTTGTCCAGCGCCGTGTCGACTTCATGGCTGCTGAGGGTATTGAGTTCAAAACTGGTATCTTCGTTGGCGAGGGCGACGTCACTATGGGCTCTCTGCGCAAGGAGAACGACGCCGTGGTCATGGCCACTGGCTCGACTCTTGCTCGTGACCTCAAGATTCCAGGCCGCGACCTCAACGGCATACACTTTGCCATGCAATTCTTGCACAAGAACACCAAGTCGCTCCTCGACTCTGAGCTTGCCGACGACGCCTACATTTCGGCCAAGGGCAAGAACGTCATTGTCATCGGAGGTGGTGACACTGGTAACGACTGCATTGGTACCTCCGTCCGTCACGGTGCCAAGTCGGTCATCAACTTTGAGCTTCTGCCACAGCCACCAGCCCAACGTGCCAACGATAACCCATGGCCACAATGGCCCCGTATCTACCGTGTCGACTACGGTCACACCGAGGTCAAGACCCACATGGGCCGTGACCCACGTGAGTTCTGCATCATGTCCAAGGACTTCGTCGATGACGGTAGCGGAAACGTCAAGGGTGTCAACATCAAGCGTCTGGAGTGGACCAAGAACTCCAGCGGTGGTTGGGACATGAAGGAGATCCCGGGCAGCGAGGAGTTCTTCCCAGCTgagctcatcctcatctccaTGGGTTTCTTGTCCCCAGAAGACAAGGTCTTCGAGGGCCAGATCGAGCTCGACGGCCGCAAGAACATCAAGACCCCTCCAGGACACTACACCACCAACATTGATGGTGTCTTTGCCGCTGGTGATTGCCGACGTGGTCAATCTCTCATCGTCTGGGGCATCAACGAGGGCCGCATGTGCGCACGCGACGTCGACTCTTACCTCACTGGTGTTGGCACCATGCTTCCAGTCACTGGTGGTATCGTCAAGCGACCACCATACGAGCTCCTCTCCAAGCAACAGGACGCACCAAAGGAGCTCATCACTGCTGCCGCATAA
- the CWC21 gene encoding RNA-splicing factor, which produces MSSNVGLSTPRGSGTSGYVQRNSANLRPRDDVKPYPTEVDSIKHRQRQPDKEILEHEKKREIEVKVFELRDKLEEEGVDEDEIDDQCDALRKKLEKEQNGKGPNAKGLKSHQVHELARAKIDESERLRKALGIGKDYEEGSHWRKQEERKLEMERERAKGEIGRDRD; this is translated from the exons ATGTCTTCCAACGTTGGCCTCAGCACGCCGCGAGGCTCAGGCACGTCAGGCTACGTGCAGCGCAACTCTGCCAATCTCCGACCACGCGACGACGTCAAACCCTACCCCACCGAAGTCGACTCGATTAAGCACCGACAACGACAGCCCGACAAGGAGATCCTTGAGCATGAGAAGAAGCGAGAGATCGAGGTAAAGGTCTTCGAACTGAGGGACaagctggaagaggaagg cgtcgacgaggacgagatcgACGACCAGTGCGATGCCCTgcggaagaagctggagaaggagcAGAATGGGAAAGGACCGAACGCCAAAGGCCTCAAGTCACATCAGGTCCATGAGCTTGCGCGCGCAAAGATCGACGAGAGCGAGAGGCTCCGAAAGGCGCTCGGCATAGGGAAGGACTATGAGGAGGGAAGTCACTGGCGCAAGCaagaggagaggaagctTGAGATGGAGCGTGAACGCGCAAAGGGCGAGATTGGCCGCGATCGAGACTAA
- a CDS encoding uncharacterized protein (BUSCO:EOG09260S2Z) produces the protein MAALRGRPAHAPGPTFFSYTPNGKQLITAGLNGAVRIFDHGSDDEPAIIDVTTENHLAVVASNDFFIIGAETGEVTKYNLITKRMDEVLVRCTAPVRDLALSPDGQWVAVASDEHDVKIVNTSDMTNIMVLRDHLRPVKQISFDVSGTTLAASCTDGMIYMYSLSSEQPQLVKRVDNMIGMERSDSEANIRVAWHPDGRAWVVPTPTRDLQVVSRSDWSRQKAFSGGHKAAITATAWSKNGALLISADLDKNLVLWDTRSQRILKTYNDVRDVILDVQFHPKDNVLSYTNSNGELFIREDFVPESHRYLLKVGMQSAPLSNDPLGEVSGNARRPISNGAKANDHRRGAEGDELDLLLDPDAMSMDGEDNFIEDDDGAGYAEEPNRYGKRAADSIKQPQAKRQAAYGAWQPQIHESFQPGSTPWKGNRRYLCLNLTGFVWTVDQETHHTVTVEFYDREEHRDFHFTDPYRYDKACLNEKGSLFSCPPARDHPAVVYYRPHETWTARVDWRTQLPPGEEVTSLSLSDTCVVATTSAGLVRVYSLFGLPMKVYRQKSTPAVTCASWRDYVMTVGNGPVGGDGTTRLLYTIENIKRDETFQSEDILALPEGAELKSIFFSDRGDPCAYDSDGVLLVLQHWRRPGQAKWVPLLDTRTMDRLADGKKEESYWPVAVAGDRFHCIILKGGEQYPYFPRPLLSDFEFRVPVSSHVAADSEEDKEVALVRGFEEQYVRSSLQLSLIQDLVENTNATSKQKTEVGVMEREVDKVLLQLLASECREGEERGMKALEIASLMKDRTGKMLEAASKVAQRFQRDILNERIIELAERRVVGLRDDDDP, from the exons ATGGCGGCACTGCGAGGAAGACCAGCCC ACGCCCCAGGGCCGACCTTCTTCAGCTATACGCCAAACGGGAAGCAACTCATCACAGCGGGCCTCAATGGAGCTGTACGAATCTTCGATCATGGCTCAGACGATGAGCCTGCGATCATTGATGTCACCACCGAGAATCACTTGGCCGTGGTCGCCTCCAATGACTTTTTTATCATTGGAGCCGAGACAGGCGAAGTGACCAAGTACAATCTGATCACCAAAAGAATGGATGAAGTCCTCGTGCGTTGCACTGCACCTGTACGAGATCTTGCACTCAGTCCCGATGGTCAATGGGTTGCCGTTGCTAGCGA CGAGCACGATGTTAAGATTGTCAATACCAGCGACATGACCAACATCATGGTACTTCGTGACCACTTACGACCTGTCAAACAAATTTCATTTGATGTCAGTGGGACCACACTCGCAGCTTCATGCACCGATGGCATGATCTACATGTACTCCTTGAGCTCGGAGCAGCCGCAACTTGTGAAGCGAGTGGATAACATGATCGGAATGGAGCGTTCAGATTCTGAGGCTAACATTCGGGTTGCATGGCATCCTGATGGTAGAGCATGGGTTGTACCTACACCCACAAGAG ATCTGCAAGTGGTCTCTCGCAGCGACTGGTCACGGCAGAAAGCCTTCAGCGGTGGGCACAAAGCCGCAATCACAGCAACAGCCTGGTCGAAAAACGGTGCACTTCTCATCTCAGCAGATCTTGACAAGAACCTCGTGCTGTGGGATACCAGATCTCAACGGATCCTCAAAACGTACAACGATGTTCGCGATGTCATTCTGGATGTGCAATTCCACCCCAAAGACAACGTGCTTTCCTACACTAACAGCAATGGCGAACTCTTCATTCGCGAAGACTTTGTGCCAGAGTCACATAGATACCTGCTCAAAGTCGGCATGCAATCGGCTCCGCTCAGCAACGACCCTCTGGGCGAAGTCTCTGGCAATGCACGGAGGCCTATCTCGAACGGCGCGAAGGCCAACGACCACAGGCGAGGAGCCGAAGGAGATGAGTTGGACTTGCTTCTCGACCCGGACGCAATGTCCATGGACGGTGAAGACAATTTcatcgaggacgacgatggagCTGGATATGCCGAAGAACCAAACCGGTACGGCAAGCGTGCAGCGGACTCGATCAAACAGCCACAAGCGAAGCGTCAAGCAGCATATGGTGCCTGGCAGCCGCAGATACACGAGTCGTTCCAGCCAGGCAGCACACCGTGGAAAGGTAATCGACGTTATTTGTGTCTGAACCTTACTGGATTTGTCTGGACAGTGGACCAAGAGACGCATCATACTGTAACTGTCGAGTTCTACGATCGCGAAGAGCATCGAGACTTTCACTTTACAGATCCATATCGGTACGACAAGGCTTGTCTCAACGAGAAGGGTTCGCTGTTCTCGTGTCCGCCTGCACGAGATCACCCAGCTGTCGTATACTATCGACCACACGAGACCTGGACGGCTCGCGTGGACTGGCGGACACAGTTGCCGCCGGGCGAGGAAGTGACATCGTTGTCCCTCAGCGACACTTGTGTGGTCGCGACTACATCCGCTGGCCTCGTCCGTGTGTACAGCTTGTTCGGTTTGCCGATGAAGGTCTATCGTCAGAAGTCCACTCCAGCCGTCACCTGTGCAAGCTGGCGGGACTATGTGATGACTGTCGGCAATGGGCCTGTTGGTGGCGATGGCACGACTCGTCTGCTCTATACGATTGAGAACATCAAGCGGGATGAGACTTTCCAGAGTGAAGACATACTCGCATTGCCCGAAGGCGCAGAGCTCAAgagcatcttcttcagcgaTAGAGGAGATCCCTGCGCTTACGACAGCGACGGCGTTCTACTCGTTTTGCAGCACTGGCGGAGGCCAGGACAAGCGAAGTGGGTTCCCCTTCTCGATACTAGGACCATGGATCGTCTGGCCGAtgggaagaaagaagagagctATTGGCcggtcgctgtcgctggcgaTCGATTCCATTGCATCATCCTGAAGGGCGGTGAACAGTATCCCTACTTTCCACGACCACTGTTGTCCGATTTCGAGTTCAGAGTACCCGTATCGTCGCATGTCGCTGCTGATAGTGAGGAAGACAAGGAAGTGGCCCTCGTGCGAGGCTTCGAAGAGCAATACGTTCGCAGTTCGCTTCAACTATCTCTGATCCAAGACTTGGTCGAGAACACAAACGCGACCTCCAAACAAAAGACAGAGGTCGGCGTCATGGAGCGAGAGGTTGACAAAGTTTTGCTGCAGCTCCTCGCATCGGAGTGCCGAGAGGGTGAGGAACGTGGCATGAAGGCGCTCGAGATCGCCTCACTCATGAAGGACCGCACTGGCAAGATGCTGGAGGCCGCCAGCAAGGTCGCGCAACGATTCCAGCGCGACATCCTCAACGAGAGGATCATCGAACTTGCTGAGCGTCGTGTTGTTGGGCTGagagacgatgacgacccgTGA